Proteins encoded within one genomic window of Dyadobacter chenhuakuii:
- a CDS encoding PVC-type heme-binding CxxCH protein has translation MQIIRSAPLFLIFLLLNFGYNLKNPAKEIKKNVVVENSLSAVQNEAEETISIFNGTDKKPILVQNAKANFRPYLHPIVAPDGKGVLTEYSPGHHKHQTGIYWGYTRVNGRDYFHHPDGDYWKRVSAKVVEAKGTEVKWQTVYNLLDSTGKAVLTETQNWSMRFKDGKYLLDLEWNGEAQTDVTIGKYDYGGLFVRMPWKEGIKGEVINAARQKNEKAEGQAAMWVDIGMQVTGRDNLAHIAILDHPENKGYPQTWRVDQQLGAGPARARKADWHIKKGETETIKHELVIYTGELNDVELNKTFGEFIGNNGTYNTAALWAIAQKEGREAKFLSAQEAVAAMTIKDGFLVNAYASEPMMTQPMAFCWDDKGRMWIAENKDYESRGKGFSNAGDSRILILEDTNGDGVADSRKVFMEGIAFPSAIAVGFDGVFVGAPPNLLFVPDKNGDDKADMDNIEVRLTGWGIRDRHETLNSFHWGPDGWLYGLQGFATPSKVGKPKDKGKLYKHKDPFPENFEVEDGVDINGGVWRYHPTKAIFEVVAHGFSNPWGIDYDAKGQLLMTACVIPHLWHVIPGGIYHRQGGQHFNPYVYNDIKTIADHTHRSAHGGARVYLSDAFPESERGKIFMANIHEHGILSDILTPKGSGFSGKHGDDFMMANNAQWVGFSMEIGPEGGMYVLDWHDADICGSDVLNSETGRIFRIMPKVSNAENWKGRYDDLGKMSDMQLADLQTSKSEWHARRARIILQNRAVKGKLSKDALEKMANIYAKDNNADYRLRAMWALQVTNALNADQLMKALDDKDNYVRAWAIQFLTENSKPSHEAVARFVKLSKEDPSPVVRLYLASALQRMDPAQRWGIAENLIAHLADVEDHNLPKMIWYGIEPLVKNNPAKALEMAGKSKIPMVTQYIARRAVDADAVETVVTAIGKMPANHVVMMEGMRDGLEGRTDIKTPANWKAVLASLKQSSGPAASLAVEISQHFGDTEAAKGFLTTLKNANVPADQRRKALQALATRQRPELVAELSNLLNNKDLKLDAIRAMAGYDSEPLGKLLIEQYHKFNAAEKAEVIQTLASRPKSGWLLTQAISKNVIPKKDIPTYVARQLRRVVGSGFVEVWGPIDHVAFDEKAYKKYKGLLTDKNVSEASRNQGRMIFQRTCAPCHKLYGEGGIIGPELTGSNRANLDYLLGNILDPSGEIQDDYKMVVVTTRDGRTYVGNIAKETERQLTLRIVGQDAVAINKSDIQTREVTPVSMMPSGLLEALSDKEVTELVAYLRTTAQVELPK, from the coding sequence ATGCAAATCATAAGGTCAGCCCCGCTTTTCCTCATTTTCCTGTTGCTCAATTTCGGATATAATTTAAAAAATCCCGCCAAGGAAATCAAAAAAAATGTGGTTGTGGAAAATTCCCTTTCTGCCGTTCAAAACGAAGCGGAAGAGACCATCAGTATATTTAATGGAACAGATAAAAAGCCGATTTTAGTCCAGAATGCGAAAGCAAATTTCCGCCCTTACCTGCACCCGATTGTTGCGCCGGACGGAAAAGGCGTGCTTACCGAATATAGCCCGGGTCATCACAAGCACCAAACCGGCATTTACTGGGGTTACACGCGCGTGAACGGGCGCGATTATTTTCACCATCCCGACGGCGATTACTGGAAAAGGGTTTCGGCAAAAGTGGTTGAAGCAAAAGGAACCGAAGTTAAATGGCAAACAGTCTATAATCTGCTTGATTCAACGGGGAAGGCCGTTTTGACTGAAACTCAGAACTGGTCCATGCGTTTCAAAGATGGCAAATATCTGCTCGATCTCGAATGGAATGGTGAGGCACAAACGGATGTGACCATTGGAAAATATGATTACGGCGGCTTGTTCGTGAGAATGCCCTGGAAGGAAGGCATTAAGGGCGAGGTGATCAATGCTGCGCGTCAAAAAAATGAAAAAGCAGAAGGCCAGGCCGCCATGTGGGTGGATATCGGCATGCAGGTGACGGGCCGCGATAACCTCGCTCACATTGCGATTCTGGATCATCCCGAAAATAAAGGTTATCCCCAGACCTGGCGCGTAGACCAGCAACTGGGCGCTGGTCCGGCGAGAGCAAGAAAAGCCGATTGGCACATTAAAAAAGGAGAAACGGAGACGATTAAGCATGAACTCGTCATTTACACCGGCGAGCTGAATGATGTTGAATTAAATAAAACATTTGGCGAATTCATCGGCAACAATGGCACTTATAACACCGCTGCGTTGTGGGCGATTGCACAAAAAGAGGGTAGGGAGGCCAAATTTCTGAGTGCGCAGGAGGCAGTTGCTGCTATGACGATCAAGGATGGTTTTCTGGTGAATGCTTATGCTTCGGAACCCATGATGACGCAGCCGATGGCATTTTGCTGGGATGATAAGGGACGAATGTGGATTGCGGAAAACAAGGATTATGAGTCGAGGGGAAAAGGTTTTTCAAATGCAGGCGACAGCCGGATTTTGATACTGGAAGATACAAACGGCGATGGCGTTGCCGACAGCCGGAAGGTTTTCATGGAAGGCATTGCCTTCCCGTCCGCCATTGCAGTAGGTTTTGACGGCGTTTTTGTAGGCGCTCCGCCGAACCTGCTTTTTGTCCCGGATAAAAATGGTGATGACAAAGCCGATATGGACAACATTGAAGTGCGTCTGACAGGCTGGGGCATCCGCGACCGGCACGAAACATTGAACAGTTTTCACTGGGGGCCCGATGGCTGGCTATATGGTTTGCAGGGTTTTGCCACGCCTTCCAAAGTGGGCAAGCCTAAGGATAAAGGCAAGCTTTACAAGCATAAGGACCCGTTTCCGGAGAATTTTGAGGTCGAAGATGGCGTCGATATCAATGGCGGTGTGTGGCGTTACCATCCTACGAAAGCCATTTTTGAGGTTGTAGCGCATGGTTTCAGCAATCCGTGGGGAATAGATTATGATGCAAAAGGCCAGTTGCTGATGACGGCTTGCGTGATCCCGCATTTATGGCACGTGATCCCGGGCGGCATTTACCACCGGCAGGGCGGCCAGCATTTCAACCCTTATGTTTATAATGATATCAAAACCATAGCCGATCACACGCACCGCTCTGCGCATGGCGGCGCACGGGTTTACTTGTCCGATGCTTTCCCGGAATCCGAACGCGGCAAAATTTTCATGGCCAACATTCATGAGCACGGCATCTTATCCGACATTCTAACGCCAAAGGGCTCGGGTTTCAGCGGAAAGCACGGCGATGATTTTATGATGGCCAACAATGCGCAATGGGTTGGTTTCAGCATGGAAATAGGGCCGGAAGGTGGCATGTATGTCCTCGACTGGCACGATGCCGACATCTGCGGATCGGATGTTTTGAACTCGGAAACAGGCCGGATTTTCAGGATTATGCCAAAAGTTTCCAACGCGGAAAACTGGAAAGGTCGCTATGATGATCTTGGCAAAATGTCTGATATGCAACTGGCCGATTTGCAAACCAGCAAAAGCGAATGGCACGCACGCCGCGCCAGGATCATTTTGCAAAACAGGGCTGTGAAAGGCAAGCTGTCCAAGGATGCGCTTGAAAAAATGGCAAACATTTATGCAAAAGATAATAATGCAGATTACAGACTGCGCGCCATGTGGGCTTTGCAGGTAACAAATGCGCTGAATGCTGATCAATTGATGAAGGCATTGGACGATAAAGACAACTATGTTCGTGCGTGGGCCATTCAATTTTTAACGGAAAACAGCAAGCCATCGCATGAAGCGGTTGCCAGATTTGTAAAGCTTTCAAAAGAAGATCCGTCTCCTGTTGTGAGACTTTATCTTGCGTCCGCATTGCAACGCATGGATCCCGCGCAGCGGTGGGGAATTGCAGAAAATCTGATCGCCCATTTAGCTGACGTCGAAGATCATAATCTTCCGAAAATGATCTGGTATGGCATTGAGCCTTTGGTTAAAAACAATCCTGCGAAAGCGCTGGAAATGGCCGGAAAAAGCAAAATTCCCATGGTGACGCAATACATTGCGCGTCGGGCGGTGGATGCGGATGCTGTGGAAACGGTGGTGACGGCGATTGGCAAAATGCCTGCGAACCATGTTGTTATGATGGAAGGAATGCGTGACGGACTGGAAGGCCGCACGGACATTAAGACTCCTGCAAACTGGAAAGCTGTTTTAGCCAGCTTAAAACAATCGAGCGGCCCTGCTGCATCGCTGGCAGTAGAAATATCCCAGCATTTCGGCGATACGGAAGCGGCAAAAGGCTTTTTGACAACACTTAAAAATGCGAATGTACCCGCAGACCAGCGCCGCAAAGCATTACAGGCACTGGCAACCCGGCAAAGACCTGAATTAGTCGCGGAGCTGTCTAATTTACTCAATAATAAGGACTTGAAGCTTGATGCGATCCGTGCTATGGCCGGGTACGACAGCGAACCATTGGGCAAACTGCTGATTGAGCAATATCACAAATTCAATGCTGCCGAAAAAGCCGAGGTCATTCAGACATTGGCATCCCGGCCAAAATCAGGCTGGTTACTCACTCAGGCTATTTCTAAAAATGTGATTCCTAAAAAAGACATTCCCACTTACGTTGCGCGGCAGCTCAGAAGGGTGGTAGGAAGCGGTTTTGTGGAAGTCTGGGGGCCGATCGACCATGTGGCTTTTGATGAAAAGGCCTATAAAAAGTATAAGGGGCTACTTACAGACAAGAATGTTTCCGAGGCCAGTCGCAACCAGGGACGCATGATTTTCCAGAGAACTTGTGCGCCGTGTCATAAGCTTTACGGCGAAGGCGGCATTATCGGCCCTGAACTTACAGGTTCAAACCGTGCGAACCTCGATTATTTGCTCGGTAACATTCTCGATCCGAGTGGAGAAATTCAGGACGATTATAAAATGGTTGTAGTCACCACGCGTGATGGCCGCACTTATGTGGGCAACATTGCCAAGGAAAC
- a CDS encoding type IA DNA topoisomerase, giving the protein MKLCIAEKPSVAKDIAGIIGANQRRDGYYEGNGYQVTWTFGHFCTLKEPHDYTERWKSWRLEDLPMIPSSFGIKLIDNAGAMKQFAVIESLVSKCEEVINCGDAGQEGELIQRWVLLKAKCTVPVKRLWISSLTEQAIREGFEKLKDSALYNNLYAAGSARAIGDWLLGMNATRLFTKKFGQGKVVLSIGRVQTPTLALIVQRQKEINAFVSEEYWELKTIYRETEFTATIDRIRSEEKANKGLAYLLMHDFEITSFEKKEGKEGNPRLFDLTSLQVEANKKFGYSAEDTLKHIQNLYEKKFVTYPRVDTTYLSEDLHPRVEGILRQLTYYAQLTAPLLEKPIPKSKTVFDDKKVTDHHAIIPTGVLPGNISPEEKRIYDLIARRFIAVFYPECKVSNTTVLGMVGQVEFKATGKQILEPGWRAVYANDASAKKEAAEEEKLMPNFEVGERGPHEPRVHQGKTTPPKAYTEATLLRAMETAGKQVEDEEMRELMKDNGIGRPSTRANIIETLFKRRYIEKKKKNILATQTGIDLIDTIQNELLKSAELTGNWERKLRLIEKGDYSMETFKQELIQMVVELTNEVKNNRGRAISIAEELPVVVEKEEKEKKPAKPREPKEPKEEIKIEALTCPKCKEQLLKKGKTAYGCSNFSVCGFKIPFEFLGKKLTDKHVYDLLSKGKTAKIKGLQIPGNPETTDARLVMNGDFNFEVAR; this is encoded by the coding sequence ATGAAATTGTGTATTGCTGAAAAGCCAAGTGTTGCCAAAGACATTGCGGGAATCATCGGGGCCAATCAGCGCAGGGACGGTTATTATGAGGGGAATGGTTACCAGGTCACCTGGACATTCGGTCACTTCTGCACATTAAAAGAACCGCACGACTATACAGAACGCTGGAAATCATGGCGGTTGGAAGACCTTCCCATGATCCCGTCCAGTTTCGGCATCAAGCTGATTGATAATGCGGGGGCGATGAAGCAATTTGCGGTGATTGAAAGTCTAGTCAGCAAATGTGAGGAAGTGATCAACTGCGGGGATGCAGGCCAGGAAGGTGAGCTGATCCAGCGCTGGGTATTGCTGAAAGCCAAATGCACCGTTCCCGTGAAACGCCTCTGGATCTCTTCGCTTACCGAACAAGCGATTCGCGAAGGTTTTGAAAAACTCAAAGACAGCGCACTTTATAACAACTTATATGCAGCAGGCAGCGCACGTGCCATCGGCGACTGGCTGCTGGGCATGAACGCGACACGCCTTTTTACCAAAAAATTTGGTCAGGGAAAGGTCGTCCTGAGCATTGGCCGTGTGCAAACGCCTACGCTCGCATTGATCGTTCAGCGTCAGAAGGAGATCAATGCATTTGTTTCGGAAGAATATTGGGAATTAAAAACCATTTACCGCGAAACGGAATTTACGGCCACCATTGACCGTATCAGGAGTGAAGAAAAGGCAAACAAAGGCCTCGCCTATTTGCTGATGCATGATTTTGAAATAACATCATTTGAAAAAAAGGAAGGAAAAGAAGGAAATCCAAGGCTCTTCGACCTGACTTCACTCCAAGTGGAAGCCAACAAAAAGTTTGGCTATTCCGCCGAGGATACATTAAAGCACATTCAAAATCTCTACGAAAAGAAGTTCGTGACTTACCCGCGGGTGGACACAACCTATCTTTCCGAAGATCTGCATCCCAGAGTAGAGGGCATATTGAGGCAGCTCACTTACTATGCGCAACTGACCGCGCCGCTTTTGGAGAAACCAATCCCAAAATCGAAAACGGTTTTTGATGATAAGAAAGTAACGGATCACCACGCCATCATTCCTACCGGCGTTTTGCCCGGTAACATCAGCCCGGAAGAAAAGCGCATTTACGACCTGATCGCCCGCCGGTTTATCGCTGTTTTTTATCCGGAATGTAAGGTTTCAAACACAACGGTGCTGGGAATGGTGGGACAAGTTGAATTCAAAGCAACAGGGAAGCAGATTCTGGAACCGGGCTGGCGCGCTGTTTACGCCAATGATGCCAGCGCGAAAAAAGAGGCAGCGGAAGAGGAAAAGCTGATGCCCAACTTCGAAGTGGGCGAAAGAGGCCCGCACGAGCCGCGCGTGCATCAGGGAAAAACCACGCCGCCCAAAGCTTACACGGAAGCCACATTGCTGAGAGCTATGGAAACGGCCGGAAAGCAGGTGGAGGATGAGGAAATGCGCGAGCTTATGAAAGACAACGGCATCGGAAGGCCGTCCACCCGTGCCAACATTATCGAAACGCTTTTTAAAAGACGTTATATTGAGAAGAAAAAAAAGAATATTCTGGCCACACAGACGGGCATCGACCTCATTGACACCATTCAGAATGAACTCCTGAAAAGTGCCGAGCTTACGGGAAACTGGGAACGGAAATTGCGGCTGATTGAAAAGGGCGACTATTCGATGGAAACATTCAAACAGGAGCTGATCCAGATGGTTGTGGAGCTGACCAACGAAGTGAAGAACAACCGCGGACGTGCGATCAGCATTGCCGAAGAATTGCCCGTTGTGGTCGAAAAGGAGGAAAAAGAAAAGAAACCGGCCAAGCCCCGCGAGCCGAAAGAGCCTAAGGAAGAAATCAAAATTGAAGCGCTTACCTGTCCGAAATGCAAAGAGCAATTGCTCAAAAAAGGAAAAACCGCTTACGGCTGTTCCAATTTCAGCGTATGCGGTTTTAAAATTCCGTTTGAGTTTTTAGGTAAAAAACTTACGGACAAACATGTATATGACCTGCTAAGCAAAGGCAAAACCGCCAAAATTAAAGGACTGCAAATCCCCGGCAACCCTGAAACCACCGACGCCAGGCTGGTCATGAATGGTGATTTCAATTTTGAAGTGGCTAGGTGA
- a CDS encoding helix-turn-helix transcriptional regulator, which yields METTIYEDQAKALVAEMRQLIEAKGINNGNALEEAGLSQEIVGRIFNGEQLPSLSEFLALCQISGISFQLPTVETPNTPM from the coding sequence ATGGAAACCACAATTTACGAAGATCAGGCAAAAGCACTGGTCGCTGAGATGAGGCAACTAATTGAAGCAAAGGGAATTAATAATGGTAATGCTTTGGAAGAAGCGGGGCTGAGCCAGGAAATTGTAGGAAGGATCTTCAATGGTGAGCAGCTGCCCAGTCTTTCGGAATTCCTCGCATTATGCCAGATTTCAGGGATTTCATTCCAGTTGCCGACTGTCGAAACGCCGAATACGCCGATGTAA
- a CDS encoding aldo/keto reductase, which yields MSTSIAETFRVGGEIEIKRLGYGGMQLTGKGVWGEVADRENGKKVLKAAVEAGVNFIDTADSYGPHTNEVLIADALHPYPLDLLIATKGGFDRTGPNQWVTNGDPKHIREAIDGSLKRLKVEKIDLWQLHRFDPKFPVEETLAPVVEAVQAGKIRYVGLSEVNVEQIQRAEKVIEIVSVQNLYNLGDRKWEEVVDYTEQQGMAFIPWYPLASGPNKLQSKIAQIAEKHGATTSQIALAWLLKRAPHILLIPGTSSLEHLKENMGAANITLSDEDFEALSK from the coding sequence ATGAGCACATCCATTGCAGAGACATTCCGCGTTGGCGGGGAAATTGAGATAAAAAGGCTGGGTTATGGCGGCATGCAGCTCACAGGAAAGGGCGTCTGGGGCGAAGTTGCTGATCGGGAAAATGGCAAAAAGGTGTTAAAAGCCGCCGTTGAAGCAGGAGTAAACTTCATCGATACAGCCGATTCTTACGGCCCGCATACCAACGAAGTCCTGATCGCAGACGCACTGCACCCCTATCCGCTTGACCTGCTGATCGCGACAAAAGGTGGCTTCGACCGCACCGGCCCGAACCAATGGGTTACCAACGGAGATCCGAAACACATCCGTGAGGCAATTGATGGCAGCTTAAAACGCTTGAAAGTCGAGAAAATCGATCTTTGGCAATTGCACCGTTTCGATCCGAAATTCCCTGTTGAAGAGACGCTGGCACCTGTTGTAGAAGCCGTTCAGGCTGGTAAGATTCGTTACGTAGGACTTTCAGAAGTGAATGTTGAACAGATTCAGCGCGCTGAAAAAGTGATCGAAATCGTTTCTGTTCAAAACCTGTACAACCTGGGTGACCGCAAATGGGAAGAAGTCGTTGATTACACCGAGCAGCAGGGCATGGCTTTCATCCCCTGGTATCCGCTCGCATCCGGCCCGAACAAGCTACAATCCAAAATCGCACAGATCGCTGAGAAGCACGGCGCTACAACATCGCAGATCGCATTAGCCTGGCTATTGAAACGAGCTCCACACATTCTCCTCATCCCCGGCACCAGCTCGCTGGAACATTTAAAAGAAAACATGGGCGCAGCGAACATTACATTGTCCGATGAGGACTTTGAAGCGCTGTCGAAGTAG
- a CDS encoding Gfo/Idh/MocA family protein, which produces MKESDDNRRQFIRNSVSTAAGIMLLPGLAAPGWAAPGRAENASASALARPVREPLTPDMPPRIKFSVIGMNHGHIYGQVEAVTRGGGELVSFYAKEEDLAAAFAKRYPQAKQAKSEAEILDDKSIQLILSSGIPDERAPLGIRVMKSGKDYMVDKPGITTLEQLAQVRKVQKDTKRIYSIMYSERLENRATIKAGELIKEGVIGKVVQTIGLGPHRMTPKSRPEWFFDKKRFGGIICDIASHQFDQFLFFTGSTKAEVVASQVGNVNHPQYPKFEDFGDAMLRGNGGTGYIRVDWFTPDGLKSWGDGRLTVLGTEGYIEIRKNIDIAGREGGNHLFVVNNKETQYIDCSKVELPYGRQLVDDVLNRTETAMSQEHCFLATELALKAQKNAQNVAALS; this is translated from the coding sequence ATGAAAGAATCAGACGATAACCGCCGCCAGTTCATCCGGAATTCAGTAAGCACAGCCGCTGGAATTATGTTGTTACCCGGCCTGGCCGCACCCGGCTGGGCCGCACCCGGCCGGGCCGAAAACGCTTCCGCATCCGCTTTGGCGCGTCCCGTGAGAGAGCCCTTAACGCCTGATATGCCGCCCAGAATTAAGTTTTCTGTGATTGGAATGAACCACGGTCACATTTACGGTCAGGTGGAGGCGGTTACGCGGGGCGGCGGTGAGCTGGTTTCGTTTTATGCCAAAGAAGAGGACTTAGCAGCGGCATTCGCCAAGCGTTACCCGCAAGCCAAGCAAGCAAAAAGCGAAGCGGAAATCCTGGATGACAAATCCATTCAGCTCATCCTAAGTTCCGGCATTCCCGACGAACGCGCACCGCTGGGCATTCGTGTGATGAAAAGCGGAAAGGATTATATGGTTGATAAGCCGGGCATAACCACATTGGAACAGCTCGCGCAGGTGCGCAAAGTGCAAAAGGATACCAAACGCATTTATTCCATTATGTACAGCGAGCGCCTGGAAAACCGCGCGACCATTAAGGCCGGAGAATTGATCAAAGAAGGCGTGATCGGAAAAGTGGTGCAGACAATCGGCCTCGGGCCACACCGCATGACGCCCAAATCCCGTCCGGAGTGGTTTTTTGACAAAAAACGCTTCGGTGGCATCATTTGTGACATTGCATCGCACCAGTTTGACCAGTTCCTTTTCTTCACAGGATCCACAAAAGCGGAAGTTGTCGCCTCTCAGGTTGGTAATGTCAACCATCCCCAATATCCGAAGTTTGAGGATTTTGGTGACGCAATGCTGCGCGGCAACGGGGGCACCGGCTATATCCGTGTCGACTGGTTTACGCCAGACGGTCTCAAATCCTGGGGCGATGGCCGCTTAACCGTGCTAGGAACGGAAGGTTACATCGAAATCCGCAAAAACATCGACATTGCCGGCCGCGAAGGTGGAAACCACCTTTTTGTGGTCAATAACAAGGAAACACAATACATCGATTGCAGCAAAGTAGAACTTCCCTACGGCCGCCAACTCGTAGACGACGTCCTCAACAGAACAGAAACCGCCATGTCGCAGGAACATTGTTTTCTAGCCACAGAGCTTGCATTGAAAGCGCAAAAGAACGCGCAGAATGTGGCGGCTTTGAGTTGA